DNA from Equus asinus isolate D_3611 breed Donkey chromosome 22, EquAss-T2T_v2, whole genome shotgun sequence:
AAGCATTTAGGAACAAAACTCCTTTTCACCACCATGAAATTTAAGGCCACAATGATGGCTAAGACAGCCAcgataataattataaatacaagACAAAATGCATTATTGCATAGAGATATGAAAAGAGGTTCAACCCACACATATCAGAAAAATTCAGAGGCTGAAGAACTAATTTCTGATTGATATTATAAGAGAAGGTTTCAAGGAAGATGTAATATTTGAGCTTGATCTTGAAGAATAGCTAGGATTTCAACAAGTAGTGAttaaagatggaggaaagaggaTATTAAGGTGAAAGACTTAATTCCAGATAGAAGTAAACAGCATTAGCCAAGAAATAGAAAGCGGCATTAACTTGGAATAGTGGGTTGTTTAGGAAAGCTACAAAGTAGGGTATGTTTACGGGGCCCTTCAGAACTAAGGGAGGGTAATGTCACAGAggccaagagaagacagtgttAAGGAGTCAATGTATCAAATGACACATATTTTACTGTAGAGgatgaagacagaaaaagatactTGGATGTGTTCTTTAGAGGTGATTTTAGCTTATAAGGACACCTTCCTTATAAGGAGCCATGGAGCAGAAGACAAATTACAAAGGATTAAGAAGTGAGtggtgagggggctggccccgtggccgagtggttgggttcgcgcgctccgctgcaggtggcccagtgtttcgttggttcgaatcctgggtgcgggcatggcactgctcatcaaaccacgctgaggcagcgtcccacatgccacaactagaaggacccacaacgaagaatatacaactatgtactggggggcttttggggggaaaaaggaaaaataaaacttaaaaaaaaaaaaagaagtgagtgGTGAGAACAACAGACCCCAAAACAAGCCAgaatccttgaaaaagagaaattatgctAAATTAAGAGACTTAAGAAACATAACATCTGATGCAAAGTGTGATACTAGATTGGATATAATTGTGGACAAATCAACTATAAAGGATGTTTTGGAACATTCTTTGTTGGAAAAAAATTGGATAAAGACTGAGTATTCCTTAAGGTACAATCATACTGTATAATGCGGAGactgcaaattaaaaaaagaaaagcagtttaTAGAACAATATTCttttacacccatgttcatagcggcattattcacaatagctgaaagGTGGAagtaactcaaatgtccatcaacaggtgaatagataaacaaaacatggtatatccatacaatgaaatattattcagcagtaaaaaggaaagaaattctgacacatgctacaacatggataaaccttgaggacattatactaagtgacataagccagacacaaaaagacaaatgctgtatgattccaattctGTGAGGTATCCAGAGTAGTCAAACGCATaggaacagaaagtagaatggtggctgacAGAGGCTGGAGGGAAAGGGAAGTGGGCTGTTTTTCTCCAATAGATACAgcatttcagttttacaagacgAAAAATTCTGGAGATTGAGTGCACAATAACGTGAATATGCTTaacgctactgaactgtacacttaaaaatggttaagatggtacatgttatattacatgtattttaccacaattaaaaatttttaaagggctggcccggtggcacagcagttaagtgcgcacgttccactttagcggtccagggtttgccagttcagatcccaggtgcagacatggcactgcttggcaagccatgttgtggtaggcatcccacatatgaagtagagcaagatgggcacggatgttagctcagggccagtctccctcagcaaaaagaggaggattgccagcagatgttagctcagggctaatcttcctcaaaaaaaatatattttttaaaccaatatACATAGTATGAtctaattttgttaaattttgctTAAcaaaacatatgcacacatacatacatatatttatatgaaaagaaGATTCAGAAGAATGTAAATTAAGGTGCTAAAAGAGTAATCACTCACTGGTGGtatatgacatttttattttatttttgcttgtctacattttccaattttcttcatgCATGTTTTATGCTTCTGCaataataaagctatttttccCAAGTTATattcataaaaaacaaataaataagaaagaaataagtgGCGAGGAAATCAGTACAAAGAGGGTAAACAACTCTTGAGAAATTTGATagcaaaaggaaaacatgagGTTATACCTAAAACATAACTTGGTCTAGAGAACCTTTTTCCGTGATGGCGAGTCCTTTGAAAATCCAGTGGAAGGAATGGATGGACCTTCTGccctcagagaaataaaaatatgcaaagctaaaattttccatattatttGAGGTGGTGATGGAGCTTCATAAGCCCTTTCTTGGATCTCAAGTTGAGAACATCTGATCTGAAAGTTATTATTTGTTTGCTCATTTaacttgtttgttttaaatagagGACCTTAGGAAAGGAATCAGTGGAGAATGAGAGATTGAAAGtacaagaaagaggagaaatttacATCGATATGGACTTCCAAATGGAGTTATTATTTTGATACACATTTAAATTGACACAGTAGATTTTAAATTGTCTATCAGAGAACGTTTTTGTGTAATCCAATGGGAAGTCAAGGGTTATAAATTAAAATAGTCTGAGAGCCTTTGTGGTTCTACGTCATTATGTTGGAAGGTTAGAATTCtaagaatattcattttttaaaagatactcttagtttaaacatttttgttcatctttttcagaaatttagcAATGGAGTCTTTCTCTGCTGAGAGCAATTCAACTGACCTACACTCACAGCCCCAGAATAAACTTCAAGTAATTCTCTCCATGGTCATTCTCAGCCTCACTCTCTTATTGGGATTGCCAGGCAACGGGCTAGTGCTGTGGGTGGCTGGCCTAAAGATGAAGCGAACAGTGAACACAGTTTGGTTTATCCATCTCACGGTGGCGGACTTTCTTTGCTGCCTCTCCTTGCCCTTCTCCCTGGCTCACTTGGCTCTCCAAGGACACTGGCCGTATGGTTGGCTCCTATGCAAGCTCATCCCCTCCATCATTGTCCTCAACATGTTTGCCAGCGTCTTCCTGCTGACTGCCATTAGCCTGGACCGCTGTCTTTTGGTCCTCAAGCCAATCTGGTGCCAGAATCACCGCAATGTGGGGACAGCCTTCACTATCTGTGGATGTATCTGGGTGGTGGCTTTTGTAATGTGTATACCTGTGTTCATATACCGGGAAATGTTCAGTGTAGACAATCATAATATGTGCGGCTACAATTTTGGTCCCTACAGTTCATTAGATTACTCAGACTTCACCTTTGATCTACTGGAAAACGGATCTCTTGACAACGCCTTCGTTCAACTACCTGGAGAAATGAATAATAGGTTAGATTCTTTCTCTTTACAAGCAGGTGATCATCCTTGGACAGCTACCACTGTTCTCCATTCTCAAACATTTCAAAGACCATCTGGAGATTCACTGTCTACGGATTCTGCTAGATTATCCAATCAACatctatattataatttatttaaacctGCTGATGAGATTTCACCTACAGGCCCCGGTGGGTTTCCCATTGAAGATCACAGAATTAACCCACTGGATAACTCTGATGCTTCTCTCTCTACTGATTTAGAGCTTTTCTCTAATGCTTCCAGCAATTCATTCTACACTTATGAGCCATCGCAAGATTTCCTGGATGATAATTTAGGCCAATTTGCATACAGCAATCAAATGTCAACACCCCTTGTGGCAATAACCATCACCAGGCTAGTGGTGGGTTTCCTGGGGCCCTTTCTTATCATGGTGGCCTGTTACAGCCTTATTATCTTACGAATGCGACGGGGCCGCCTTACCAAGTCTCGGAGCAAAACCTTGCAAGTGgccatggtggtggtggtggtcttCTTTGTCTGCTGGGCTCCATACCACATTGTTGGAGTCCTATTATTGTTTATTGACTCAGAAACTCCCTTTGGGGAAGCTCTGCTGGCCTGGGACCATGTGTCCATTGCTCTAGCATCTGCCAATAGTTGCTTCAATCCCTTCCTCTATGCCCTCCTGGGGAAAGATTTTAGGAAAAAAGCAAGGCAGTCCATGCAGGGCATTCTAGAGGCAGCTTTCAGTGAGGAGCTCACACACTCTACCAGCTGCACCCCAAGCAAAGTCTTTTCGGAAAAAAACAGCATCGGTACAGTTGTGTGAAAATGTGGAGCAGTTGATGGAAGGAGAGGCTCTTAGGTATTCACCCAGTGCAACATGTTTCTAAAGGGACAAGGAATATGGTGAGCAGGGGATTTCAGAAACCATCAAAGAGTCAATCAGTCCAGAAGTTCTCGAAGTGTGGTCCCAGACTAGTGACATCAGCATCaactggaaacttgttagaaatgaaaattctggaGCCCCCCcagatctgctgaatcagaacctcCGGCCGTGGGACCcagcaaatattttaagaagCTCTCATTTCTGATGAATCCtaaatttgagaatcattgtAAAAAATTAGTCTTCTTCTATCCCAAACTAAGCCACGTGAGATAAATGAGAATCTAGTCTGTTTTAAAATGATGTTACCATCATTAAAGTTTTTCTTTAGCATTATCTATATCCCCTTGCAGATTCCATTTAAAACCATTTCTTCCGGTCATACCTAAGTGGAAGATGATCATTTATTCTATGgctttgttgtggtggtggtagtgactgtggtggtggttggCGGTggctttaaacaaaaagaaagtggaaACAGAAAAAGTCTTTGAAACAAGGACTTCTAAGACTGAGTCTGAAGCAGAGTACAATGCCGGATGCCTGCTATTTGGAATACGCCTGGAGAGAGGACATAGGAATTTCAAGTTTCCATTATTGCAACTACATAAGCATCTATTGTGTAAAGACAGACTACTAAGACATCCAAAAACTTACTCACGAAGTGGTATGTAAGCTGCGGTTTGGGGAGTTCTCTATTTTCTGATACTTACGGTATTTCGAAATCATATCCTTATGCTGTTAGTTTTTGTAGACATGATAAAATGACTTCttgttttgaaagataattttgtc
Protein-coding regions in this window:
- the C3AR1 gene encoding C3a anaphylatoxin chemotactic receptor, which produces MESFSAESNSTDLHSQPQNKLQVILSMVILSLTLLLGLPGNGLVLWVAGLKMKRTVNTVWFIHLTVADFLCCLSLPFSLAHLALQGHWPYGWLLCKLIPSIIVLNMFASVFLLTAISLDRCLLVLKPIWCQNHRNVGTAFTICGCIWVVAFVMCIPVFIYREMFSVDNHNMCGYNFGPYSSLDYSDFTFDLLENGSLDNAFVQLPGEMNNRLDSFSLQAGDHPWTATTVLHSQTFQRPSGDSLSTDSARLSNQHLYYNLFKPADEISPTGPGGFPIEDHRINPLDNSDASLSTDLELFSNASSNSFYTYEPSQDFLDDNLGQFAYSNQMSTPLVAITITRLVVGFLGPFLIMVACYSLIILRMRRGRLTKSRSKTLQVAMVVVVVFFVCWAPYHIVGVLLLFIDSETPFGEALLAWDHVSIALASANSCFNPFLYALLGKDFRKKARQSMQGILEAAFSEELTHSTSCTPSKVFSEKNSIGTVV